The following DNA comes from Actinomycetes bacterium.
GGTCGCACAGCGCGGGGGTGGGCGAGCCGCTGCCGGACGACGTCGTACGCGGTCTGCTCCTGCTCCGCGCCCGGACACTGACCGCGGGGTACTCCGGCGTCCGGGTCGAGCTGCCGGCCAAGCTGCTCGAGCTGCTCGAGCACGACCTGCTGCCGGTCATCCCGGGCAAGGGCTCGGTCGGGGCGTCCGGTGACCTCGCCCAGCTGGCGCACCTGGCGCAGCCGCTCGTCGGCGAGGGCCGGCTCCGGCGCTCGGGCGAGCGTGACCTCGACGGCCGGCCCAGCGCCGAGCTGCTCGCCGAGGCCGGTGTCGAACCGATCGTGCTCGCCGCCAAGGAGGGCCTGTCGCTGATCAACGGCACCGAGCCCATGCAGGTGCTCCTCGCGCTCGCTGTCGACGAGATCGGGCTGCTGGTGAAGGTCGCCGACATCGCCTGCGCCATGAGCGTCGAGGCGCTGCTGGGCACGGACCGGCCCTACGACGAGCGGGTCCAGGTGATCCGGCCACACCCCGGCCAGCTGGCCTCGGCCGGCAACCTGCGCCGGCTGCTCGACGGCAGCCCCCTCGTCGCCAGCCACCGTGAGAGCGACCACGCCGTGCAGGACTCCTACTGCCTGCGGTGCGCGCCGCAGGTGCACGGCGCGGTGCGCGACGTGCACGCGCACGCCCGGCGCGTGATCGACATCGAGCTCGGCTCGGTCGTCGACAACCCGGTGATCGTGCCGGACGGCGAGGTCATGTCGACCGGAAACTTCCACGGCGAGCCGCTGGCCTTCGCCGGCGACATGCTGGCCATCGCCGTGTCCGAGCTCGCGGGCATCGCCGAGCGGCGCACCGACCGGATGCTCGACAAGGCCTTCTCCCGCGACCTGCCCGCCTTCCTCGCGGCCGACCCGGGCACCAACTCCGGGTTCATGATCGCGCAGTACACCGCCGCGTCCCTGGTGAGCGAGAACAAGGTGCTCGCGCACCCGAGCAGCGTGGACACGATCCCGACGTCGGGCAACCAGGAGGACCACGTCTCGATGGGCTGGACCTCGATGCGCAAGCTGCGCGAGGTGGTGGCCAACGTGCGCTCGGTCCTGGCGGTCGAGATCCTCGCCGCCGCGCAGGCCATCGACTTCCGGGCCGCCATCGCCGCGCCGGGCACCGCCAGCCGCGCTGCGCATCGCGTCGTCCGCGCCGAAGTGCCGCCGATGGACACCGACCGCGAGGTCGCGGGCCAGATCGCTGACGTCGACCGGCTGCTGCCCGAGATCGTGGCCGCCGTCGAGAGCGCGGTCGGTGTCCTCGAGTAGTGGTGACCCCTACGCCTGGTTCGGCGGGCGGCTCGC
Coding sequences within:
- the hutH gene encoding histidine ammonia-lyase, whose product is MPAPSSTPPAQPARTVTVTGEALLLEDLVAVARGEARAELGSGVADRMAFSRSVVAEAVEADRVMYGITTGFGALADTHVGRADLERMQLALVRSHSAGVGEPLPDDVVRGLLLLRARTLTAGYSGVRVELPAKLLELLEHDLLPVIPGKGSVGASGDLAQLAHLAQPLVGEGRLRRSGERDLDGRPSAELLAEAGVEPIVLAAKEGLSLINGTEPMQVLLALAVDEIGLLVKVADIACAMSVEALLGTDRPYDERVQVIRPHPGQLASAGNLRRLLDGSPLVASHRESDHAVQDSYCLRCAPQVHGAVRDVHAHARRVIDIELGSVVDNPVIVPDGEVMSTGNFHGEPLAFAGDMLAIAVSELAGIAERRTDRMLDKAFSRDLPAFLAADPGTNSGFMIAQYTAASLVSENKVLAHPSSVDTIPTSGNQEDHVSMGWTSMRKLREVVANVRSVLAVEILAAAQAIDFRAAIAAPGTASRAAHRVVRAEVPPMDTDREVAGQIADVDRLLPEIVAAVESAVGVLE